A genomic window from Gemmatimonas sp. includes:
- a CDS encoding zf-HC2 domain-containing protein, producing MVNPAASAEAMPPNTGQSVPMDCKSFRKQHLAYLDDTMPGDEMAAAQRHVMVCDGCAAHDTLVRRSLMVARSMPTLEPSVDFQARLRARLAECRDECRDERTALEARAALLQLPRTAASRNTRVVMAVAASAMLGAFVWKGWSATAPELSMQPVIASQPAMPTPISYITPELMQAMATGNPVWPAAMIIEDAPTHFVSSDFTLATFSELR from the coding sequence ATGGTCAACCCGGCGGCTTCCGCCGAAGCGATGCCTCCCAACACGGGTCAAAGCGTACCGATGGACTGCAAGAGCTTCCGCAAACAGCACCTGGCCTATCTGGATGACACGATGCCGGGCGACGAGATGGCCGCCGCGCAGCGTCATGTGATGGTCTGCGACGGCTGTGCGGCGCACGACACCCTGGTGCGTCGTTCGCTGATGGTGGCGCGCAGTATGCCCACGCTCGAGCCGAGCGTCGATTTTCAGGCGCGCCTTCGGGCGCGCCTGGCTGAATGCCGCGATGAGTGCCGCGACGAGCGGACCGCGCTGGAGGCCCGCGCGGCTCTGCTGCAGCTGCCCCGAACGGCCGCCTCGCGGAACACGCGGGTGGTGATGGCGGTGGCGGCCAGTGCGATGCTTGGCGCCTTCGTGTGGAAGGGGTGGAGCGCCACGGCGCCGGAGCTCTCGATGCAGCCGGTGATTGCCTCGCAGCCCGCGATGCCGACCCCGATTTCCTATATCACCCCTGAGTTGATGCAGGCGATGGCCACCGGAAACCCGGTCTGGCCGGCGGCGATGATCATTGAAGACGCCCCGACGCATTTCGTGAGCAGCGACTTCACGTTGGCGACCTTCTCCGAATTGCGCTGA
- a CDS encoding sigma-70 family RNA polymerase sigma factor — MAELARTKLTSQNTPAVPVREHLRSLEDGDVVSAFLGGEERAFEELVDRYQGRLLNFVYRTIGDRDRAEDLVQEVFIRVYRHIGRFDRSKKFSTWIYTIASNLAKNELRNRSRNPLVLFQTIKAKFEDEDRPLQFEDVHTRPDDLFRKRHLKEMVEQSVGQLPAHHREVFVLRELEGKSYEEIAEITGVNLGTVKSRLNRARTAFADIIAPLVR; from the coding sequence ATGGCCGAACTGGCTCGCACGAAACTGACTTCACAGAACACCCCCGCGGTGCCGGTGCGCGAGCATCTGCGCAGCCTCGAGGATGGAGATGTGGTGTCGGCGTTCCTCGGAGGCGAGGAACGCGCCTTCGAAGAGCTCGTCGACCGGTACCAGGGTCGATTGCTCAACTTCGTGTACCGTACGATCGGTGATCGCGACCGCGCCGAAGATCTGGTGCAGGAAGTGTTCATCCGCGTATATCGCCATATCGGACGCTTCGATCGTTCGAAGAAGTTCTCGACGTGGATCTACACGATCGCCTCGAACTTGGCGAAGAACGAACTCCGCAACCGCTCGCGCAATCCGCTGGTGCTGTTCCAGACGATCAAAGCGAAGTTCGAGGACGAGGACCGGCCTCTCCAGTTCGAGGACGTGCACACGCGCCCTGACGACCTGTTCCGGAAGCGTCACCTGAAGGAAATGGTGGAGCAGTCGGTCGGTCAGCTGCCGGCGCATCACCGCGAGGTGTTCGTGCTGCGCGAGTTGGAAGGGAAGTCGTACGAGGAAATCGCCGAAATCACCGGTGTGAACCTCGGCACGGTGAAATCTCGACTGAACCGCGCGCGCACAGCGTTTGCCGACATCATCGCGCCATTGGTGCGCTAG
- a CDS encoding NUDIX hydrolase, protein MAIERQGPGKIIGTRGYTGKVISIDIDTVRFPDGSTGQLEMVRHPGASAVVPLLGDLDDDPEVLLIRQYRYAADGYLYEIPAGRLDAGEEPLACAHRELKEETGYTASRVEHLFTMFTTPGFTDEKIHLFMATGLEAGEWKREADEFMELAPTKLSRALSMIEQGEIQDAKTALALLYTAGFRLN, encoded by the coding sequence ATGGCGATCGAACGGCAGGGACCGGGCAAGATCATCGGGACGCGCGGCTACACGGGCAAGGTGATCTCGATCGACATCGACACCGTTCGCTTTCCGGACGGATCGACCGGCCAGCTGGAGATGGTGCGTCATCCGGGGGCCAGCGCCGTCGTGCCGTTGCTTGGCGACCTCGACGATGACCCGGAAGTGCTGTTGATCCGCCAGTATCGCTATGCGGCCGACGGATATCTCTATGAGATCCCGGCCGGCCGGCTCGATGCCGGGGAAGAGCCGCTCGCCTGTGCACATCGCGAGCTCAAGGAGGAAACCGGATACACCGCTTCGCGTGTCGAACATCTATTCACGATGTTCACGACCCCCGGCTTCACGGATGAGAAAATCCATCTGTTCATGGCCACGGGGCTCGAGGCGGGCGAGTGGAAGCGGGAAGCGGACGAGTTCATGGAATTGGCGCCAACCAAGTTGTCGCGGGCGCTGTCCATGATCGAGCAGGGCGAGATCCAGGATGCCAAGACGGCGCTCGCTCTGCTGTACACCGCTGGCTTTCGTCTAAACTGA
- a CDS encoding SET domain-containing protein-lysine N-methyltransferase has protein sequence MKKSVKKSVVAKRVKPPKSPYYEVRRSKIQGRGAFAILPIRKGKKVDEYWGQPITHEEADRRYDDSEGRHHTFLFVLDDDTVLDARYGGNDARFINHSCDPNCETVIEDGHIWIKAIKAIKPETELVYDYRFEWQDEYEPEDVRYYACRCGTKKCRGTILRIPVYLRPAIKQWLAGNDVPLPKKPKKGAKKGAKQAVKKAAKKVSR, from the coding sequence GTGAAGAAGTCCGTGAAGAAGTCCGTGGTTGCAAAGCGCGTGAAGCCGCCCAAGTCGCCGTACTACGAAGTGCGTCGGTCCAAGATCCAGGGGCGCGGTGCGTTCGCGATCCTGCCGATCCGCAAGGGTAAGAAGGTCGATGAGTACTGGGGGCAGCCGATTACGCATGAGGAAGCCGATCGGCGATACGACGACAGCGAGGGGCGTCACCATACGTTCTTGTTCGTGCTCGACGACGACACGGTGCTCGACGCTCGGTACGGTGGGAACGATGCGCGGTTCATCAACCACTCATGTGATCCGAACTGCGAGACCGTGATCGAAGACGGCCACATCTGGATCAAGGCGATCAAGGCGATCAAGCCGGAAACGGAGCTGGTGTACGACTATCGGTTCGAGTGGCAGGACGAGTACGAGCCGGAAGACGTGCGTTACTACGCGTGCCGGTGCGGTACTAAGAAGTGTCGCGGGACGATTCTGCGGATCCCGGTGTACCTGCGCCCCGCGATCAAGCAGTGGCTGGCGGGCAACGACGTGCCGCTGCCGAAGAAGCCAAAGAAAGGCGCCAAGAAGGGTGCGAAGCAGGCCGTGAAGAAGGCGGCCAAGAAGGTGTCCCGCTGA
- a CDS encoding pitrilysin family protein — translation MTDTLDVPAQDSPAQQMPVAPPRPGAGTPSDYRFPHFSTRILANGLRLIVANVPAYPVVTTLAVIEAGATRDPRDYEGLAQLTTRALAEGTRDMNALELTSRLEMLGTTLDTGADWDSAIVQITALSSRIDDAVAVLSEVLRYPAFPESELERMRGERLADLAQLRAEPRGLSDVFFSRLLYKSESRFARLAGGDEQSIMRLTRERVQAYHAEFYRPDATALMMVGDIDIEHAVKLASAHFGDWAGKAPPVTEPMDTQRFPEPRVHLVHKPDAPQSEVRVGHVAIPRLHEDYFPVVVMNAILGGLFSSRLNLNLREVHAYTYGAHSAFDWRRAASPFEISTAVETAVTADALREIALEFTRIREAPVSDAELSLATSYLVGVFPIRFETTAEVAGGLANVEIFRLPTNYFDTYRDRVRAVTAQDVLRVAQTHLDPSRLQIVVVGDATAIRPTVEALSLGPVTVYDPAADDDTAAPVSPSSAS, via the coding sequence ATGACCGACACCCTCGACGTGCCCGCGCAGGATTCGCCAGCTCAGCAGATGCCGGTGGCGCCTCCGCGTCCCGGGGCCGGCACACCCAGCGACTATCGATTCCCGCACTTCTCGACGCGCATTCTGGCCAACGGTCTGCGACTGATCGTGGCGAATGTGCCGGCGTATCCGGTGGTGACCACGCTGGCGGTGATCGAAGCGGGTGCCACCCGCGATCCGCGTGACTACGAAGGACTGGCGCAACTCACGACGCGCGCACTGGCCGAAGGGACGCGCGACATGAACGCGCTCGAGCTCACGTCGCGACTGGAGATGCTCGGGACCACGCTCGATACCGGCGCCGACTGGGACTCGGCGATCGTGCAGATCACCGCGCTGTCATCCCGCATCGACGATGCGGTCGCGGTGCTGTCGGAGGTGCTGCGCTATCCGGCATTCCCCGAGTCGGAGCTCGAACGGATGCGCGGTGAGCGGCTGGCCGATCTGGCGCAACTGCGCGCCGAGCCGCGCGGGTTATCCGACGTGTTCTTCTCGCGGTTGCTATACAAGTCGGAATCGCGTTTCGCGCGGCTGGCCGGTGGCGACGAACAGAGCATCATGCGTCTCACACGCGAGCGCGTGCAGGCGTATCACGCGGAGTTCTATCGTCCCGATGCCACAGCGCTGATGATGGTGGGCGATATCGACATCGAGCACGCCGTGAAGCTCGCCAGCGCGCACTTCGGCGATTGGGCCGGCAAGGCGCCGCCGGTCACCGAGCCGATGGACACGCAGCGCTTTCCGGAGCCGCGCGTGCATCTGGTGCACAAGCCCGACGCCCCGCAGTCGGAAGTGCGCGTGGGGCACGTGGCGATTCCGCGCTTGCACGAAGACTACTTTCCCGTGGTGGTGATGAACGCCATCCTCGGTGGCCTCTTCTCGTCGCGGCTCAACCTGAATCTGCGCGAAGTGCACGCCTACACGTACGGCGCGCACTCGGCATTCGATTGGCGTCGCGCGGCGAGCCCGTTCGAGATTTCCACGGCAGTGGAAACGGCTGTCACGGCTGATGCGCTGCGAGAGATTGCCCTCGAGTTCACGCGCATTCGTGAAGCGCCGGTGAGTGACGCAGAATTGTCGCTGGCTACGAGCTATCTGGTGGGCGTGTTCCCCATTCGTTTCGAGACGACCGCCGAGGTGGCGGGTGGTCTGGCGAACGTGGAGATCTTCCGTCTGCCCACGAACTACTTCGATACGTATCGCGACCGCGTGAGAGCGGTCACCGCGCAGGATGTGCTGCGCGTGGCGCAGACGCACCTCGATCCGAGTCGACTGCAGATTGTCGTCGTGGGTGATGCCACCGCGATCCGTCCGACCGTCGAAGCGCTGTCGCTTGGTCCGGTTACCGTGTACGACCCGGCGGCAGACGATGATACTGCCGCGCCTGTGTCTCCCTCCTCAGCCTCCTGA
- a CDS encoding pitrilysin family protein, with protein MRIPVESYHLPNGLHVVLSEDHTAPIVAVNLWYHVGSANERLDRTGFAHLFEHMLFQGSANVEANEHFELVQRAGGTLNGSTWLDRTNYYETVPSHQIALALWLEADRMGRMLPGLTQQKLDTQRDVVKNERRWSVDNQPYGTWWERLPALCFPEEHPFHHSLIGSMEHLTDASLDDVADFFRTYYTPDNAVLTVAGDFDRTETMRLIEEYYGPIPRGAPRPPLRDMTLPPTFGDTRRTLVPDAVALPRLFVACRTPVFGSDGYYAASLAAAVLGLRTGCRLEQSLVRKQRIASQASAFTYDLAKGSDLLVVDATAHPDVTPEQLEAAVLAELDLMHQHGVTDVEVQRARALIETSFVTSMQSAAERADQLSRFATYFGDATLINEQVKRYGATTTAAVSALARERLGPDNRALLMFVPADEQPDASPAELAEASA; from the coding sequence ATGCGCATTCCAGTCGAGAGTTATCACCTCCCGAACGGCCTGCATGTGGTGCTCTCTGAGGATCACACGGCGCCGATCGTCGCGGTCAATTTGTGGTATCACGTGGGTTCGGCCAATGAACGGCTCGATCGTACCGGGTTCGCCCACCTGTTCGAGCATATGCTGTTTCAGGGGTCGGCCAACGTCGAGGCGAACGAACATTTCGAACTCGTCCAGCGCGCGGGCGGGACCCTGAACGGGTCCACTTGGCTCGATCGGACCAACTACTACGAGACGGTTCCGTCGCATCAGATCGCGCTGGCGCTCTGGCTTGAAGCAGACCGCATGGGTCGGATGTTGCCGGGGCTCACGCAACAAAAGCTCGACACGCAGCGTGACGTCGTGAAGAACGAGCGGCGCTGGTCGGTGGACAACCAGCCCTACGGCACGTGGTGGGAGCGCCTGCCGGCGCTCTGTTTCCCGGAGGAACATCCGTTCCATCACTCGTTGATCGGGTCCATGGAGCATCTGACCGACGCGTCGCTCGACGACGTGGCGGACTTTTTCCGGACGTACTACACCCCGGACAACGCCGTGCTCACGGTCGCCGGTGATTTTGATCGCACCGAGACCATGCGCCTCATCGAGGAATACTACGGACCGATTCCCCGTGGAGCGCCACGTCCGCCGCTGCGTGACATGACGCTGCCGCCTACGTTCGGAGACACGCGCCGTACCTTGGTACCCGACGCCGTCGCCTTGCCGCGTCTGTTCGTGGCCTGCCGTACCCCGGTGTTCGGCAGCGATGGCTATTACGCGGCGTCGCTCGCCGCCGCCGTGCTGGGCTTGCGTACTGGATGTCGTCTGGAGCAGTCCCTGGTGCGGAAACAACGCATTGCCTCACAGGCCAGCGCCTTCACGTACGATCTCGCGAAGGGCAGCGACCTGCTCGTGGTGGACGCGACGGCCCACCCTGACGTCACGCCGGAACAGCTCGAAGCGGCGGTACTGGCCGAGCTCGATCTGATGCACCAGCATGGCGTGACCGATGTGGAAGTGCAGCGCGCCCGTGCGCTGATCGAAACGAGTTTTGTGACGAGCATGCAGTCGGCCGCCGAGCGCGCCGACCAGTTGTCGCGCTTTGCGACGTACTTCGGCGACGCCACGTTGATCAACGAACAGGTGAAGCGCTACGGCGCGACGACGACGGCGGCGGTATCCGCCCTCGCCCGCGAACGTCTTGGTCCTGACAATCGGGCCTTGCTGATGTTCGTACCGGCGGACGAGCAGCCAGACGCGTCGCCGGCCGAATTGGCCGAGGCCAGCGCATGA
- a CDS encoding leishmanolysin-related zinc metalloendopeptidase, which translates to MTYSTRRVLLLVGALGLLAGCGSDPQVPSAAAATASTTVSAAVAASVAAVPAVRITDAKGKGVKNVMVRWRITGGGGKVVNDSVRTTGSGDATSGGWTLGTTAGQQTLQATADGIPAVTFTATANAGPLSRLTPVSATDQQATVNTPVPALPAVRAEDQYGNPVSGAAIVFTIVQGNGVLLGAQQSSNELGSAAVGGWTIGTAIGQQIVTATATGANPAVFSVNALAGPAADLLKVVGDIQAGVANINIAVPPGVRVVDSFGNPVGNVPVTFTPGANSGTVTGSTVLSDPANGTAFVGSWRLGTASTQTLVATSTAIPTKSATFTTTVTSSAFNVDIRFVGDASLPVRTAFANAVAKWRQVIVGSIGTITNVNIPAGPAANACSDWSPAVTGTVQNTIIFARIDSIDGPGSPGVGNILGQASPCYVNGSAIPFLGFMEFDSLDVSQLVARGQFEKVVLHEIGHVLGIGTVWNFQRSLLNTSISNDPYYVGSAARAQFAAINTVTYSGNPVPVENTGGTGTVNSHWRTSVMQRELMQGFAVNQVQPLSRITVGSLQDLGYTVNLAAADAFSLTAALRSGFGFDETSGIPYRDLVPDVEIKQRRDDGSIARMPREKR; encoded by the coding sequence ATGACCTATTCCACTCGCCGAGTTCTACTGCTGGTCGGTGCGCTCGGGCTCCTCGCCGGCTGCGGCAGTGACCCGCAGGTGCCCAGTGCCGCCGCCGCGACCGCCAGTACGACCGTGTCGGCCGCCGTCGCGGCATCCGTGGCCGCCGTGCCCGCCGTGCGCATCACCGATGCCAAGGGCAAGGGCGTCAAGAATGTCATGGTGCGCTGGCGCATCACGGGCGGCGGCGGCAAGGTCGTCAACGATTCAGTGCGCACCACCGGCAGTGGCGATGCCACCTCGGGCGGCTGGACGCTTGGCACGACCGCCGGCCAGCAGACACTGCAGGCCACTGCCGACGGCATTCCCGCTGTCACCTTCACGGCGACGGCGAATGCCGGCCCATTGTCACGGCTCACGCCGGTCAGCGCCACCGACCAGCAGGCCACCGTCAACACGCCCGTGCCCGCGTTGCCTGCCGTACGCGCCGAAGACCAGTACGGCAACCCCGTCAGCGGAGCGGCGATCGTGTTCACCATCGTGCAAGGCAACGGTGTGTTGCTCGGCGCGCAGCAGTCGAGTAACGAGCTTGGCAGCGCTGCCGTGGGCGGTTGGACGATCGGCACCGCCATTGGACAGCAGATTGTGACCGCGACCGCCACCGGCGCCAATCCGGCGGTGTTCAGCGTAAACGCCCTCGCCGGACCGGCCGCCGATCTCCTCAAGGTGGTCGGCGACATTCAGGCGGGCGTCGCAAATATCAACATCGCCGTCCCTCCCGGCGTGCGCGTCGTGGACAGCTTCGGAAATCCGGTGGGCAACGTGCCGGTCACGTTCACCCCCGGCGCCAACTCGGGTACCGTGACCGGCAGTACAGTCCTGTCAGATCCGGCCAACGGCACCGCGTTCGTGGGCAGCTGGCGGCTGGGCACAGCGAGCACGCAAACGCTCGTCGCCACCAGCACGGCCATTCCGACCAAGTCGGCCACGTTCACCACCACGGTGACGTCGTCCGCGTTCAATGTGGATATCCGCTTCGTCGGTGACGCGTCGCTGCCGGTACGCACGGCCTTCGCGAATGCGGTCGCCAAGTGGCGGCAGGTGATTGTGGGGAGCATCGGCACCATCACCAACGTGAACATTCCGGCGGGGCCCGCCGCGAATGCCTGCAGTGATTGGTCACCGGCCGTCACCGGTACCGTACAGAACACGATCATCTTTGCCCGCATCGACTCCATCGACGGGCCGGGCTCACCCGGCGTGGGCAACATCCTCGGCCAAGCCAGCCCATGCTACGTGAACGGCAGCGCGATCCCGTTTCTCGGCTTCATGGAGTTCGATAGTCTCGACGTCAGTCAGCTCGTGGCGCGGGGGCAGTTTGAAAAGGTCGTGCTCCACGAGATCGGACACGTGCTCGGCATCGGCACCGTCTGGAATTTCCAGCGCTCGCTGTTGAATACCTCGATCTCGAACGACCCGTATTACGTCGGCAGCGCGGCGCGTGCGCAGTTCGCGGCGATCAACACCGTGACCTACTCGGGCAATCCCGTGCCGGTGGAGAATACCGGCGGCACCGGTACGGTCAATTCGCACTGGCGGACGTCCGTGATGCAGCGTGAGCTCATGCAGGGCTTCGCCGTCAATCAGGTGCAACCGCTCAGTCGTATCACGGTTGGCTCGCTGCAGGATCTCGGCTACACCGTGAATCTCGCGGCGGCCGATGCCTTTTCACTCACCGCCGCCCTGCGCAGCGGCTTTGGATTCGACGAGACCTCAGGTATACCGTACCGCGACCTCGTGCCCGACGTCGAGATCAAGCAGCGTCGCGACGACGGCAGCATTGCGCGGATGCCGCGCGAGAAGCGATAA